The Akkermansia sp. RCC_12PD genome contains the following window.
ACGGTAAACACCGCCTTCCTGGAAAAGAACGCCTTCCGCCCCAAGACGGATCCCGGTGAAGAGGAAATCAAGACATTCTGGGACAAGCACAAGGAGAATTACAAGAATGAGGAAGCCCGCTTCTTCACCGTATACACCTTCACGCCGGAAGGAGACGCCAAGGCTCCCAAGCCCGGCGACATTTCCAACGCCACCATGGAAACCATGAACCTGGTGGAAAACGACATATGGGAACCCCTGAACGCCACCAACGGAAGAAACATGGACCAAGTCATCGGAGAAGCCCTGTCCAAGACTCCCAACGTGTGCAAGATGGAGAAAAAAACCTATGCGGCCGTTACCCGCAAGAACGCTCCGGAAGAAATCAACCGTCCCATCAACCAGTCCGCTTCCGATGGACGAAGCGCCACTCTTCTGGATGTGGTCTTTTCCCTGACCGGCGCAGCGCCCCTGCATGCGGATGCAGATGCCAAGGCCATTGAAGAAGCGCGCTCCAAGGCCGGAGCCGAACAGATCAGCACCATGCAGGTTCTGGAAGACGGACAGGTGGTTCTGGTGAAGCTGGAAGGCATTACCCCCGTGAAAGCCCTGCCTTACGAACTGGCGCGCAACAGCGCGCGGGCGGACCTGCTGGACACCATTACCGAGGAATCCCTGAACAAGGCAGCCTCCGAACTCAGGGCGGAACTGGACAAGGCCCCGGACGCCATTGAACAATTCAATGCCATTGCCTCCAAGGCAGGGGCGAAAACCGCCATTTACGGCCCATTCATCAATCCGAATATCCTCCTCAACAACATCTACAGCCAGAACGCGAAGAGCCCGGAAGAATTCCAGGCCATCATGGACAAGGCCATGAGCTCCCGCCTGGCTCCCCCCAAGGAACTCCCCGTTCCTCTGGAAGTTTTCGGAGCCAGCGCCCTCGTCAATCCCGGGAAAATGGCCCAGCCCATCGATACTGGAGACGGAATCCTCCTGGTCCAGCTGGTCAAGCGAGAACTGGAAGATACGCCTGAATTCCAGATTAAGGCCACGCAGCAATATGCTCCCGTCCTTTCAACCCAAGCCAGGGCCATGCTGATGATGGACTGGCTGAAAGCCTGCATTGCCAAGTACAAGGTGGAAATAGCCCCCATTGCCAATCAGCAGCGCTAACCTTCCCGGTCATGACTGCCGCCGTTTCGCATTCAGCCTCGGCCTGCGCGCGGCGCATGGCATCCCGGCACCGTTTTCATGATGGCCCTCTTCCAGGGGCCATCATTTTTATTGCCCTTTCCGGCACTTTCTGACAACCACCCCTTTCCCCCATGAACGCCCTTCCCTCCCAGTCCAGGTTCATCATCGGCACGGAAGCCTGCGAACGTTTCAGCTTCTACGGCATGAAATCCATCCTCATGCTGTACATGACGGGCCACCTACTGATGAGTGAAAACTGGGCCACCGCCACCCTCCACGTCTTCGCGGGAATGGTCTATCTGCTCCCCTTGGCGGGCGCATGGCTGGCGGACAAGGTATGGGGCCGATACAAGACCATTCTTTACATTTCCCTGCTTTACTGCGTAGGGCACGGCGTCCTGGCCACGGCGGACCTCTTCCACACCATTGAAGCGCGCCGTTACATCTTGATGGCGGGCCTGTTCATCATTGCGCTGGGCGCGGGAGGCATCAAGCCCTGCGTCTCCGCCTTCATGGGGGACCAGATTCCGAACAAATCCCCGCAGCTGATGACCAAGGCCTTTAATGCCTTTTACTGGGCCATCAACCTGGGCTCCTTCTTCTCCTTCCTGGTTATTCCGGCCATGGAACAGCATTACGGATACAGCTGGGCGTTTGCCGTTCCGGGCATTTTCATGGGCATTGCCACCTTCGTCTTCTGGCTGGGCCGCAAGAAGTACCACAGAACGCCGCCTGAACGCAACAACGGCCGCGCCGGCTTCTGGAAAGTGCTCTTCATCGTCCTGTTCCACGGGGGCTGGAAGAATGCCGAACAACGGTGCGGTCCAGCCTCCGTGGAGGATGCCCGGCATATCCTGAAAATCCTCTCCATCTTTGTCTTCATCATTCCCTTCTGGTCCATCTTTGAACAGACGGCCTCCTCCTGGGTGGCCCAGGGCAGCAGGATGATCCCCCTTTCCATCCCGCTCCCGGGCGGCGGAGACTGGTTTATCGGGCCGGCTCAAATCCAGGCGGCCAATCCCATTTTCGTGATGGTGTTCATTCCACTGATCACCGTATTTGTCTATCCGAAGGTGGTGACGCTGGCGCGGCCCCTGGTGCGTCTCGGAACGGGGCTGGCCTTGAGCTCCGTGACGTTCCTGATTGTCGCTTTCCTGCAATACAGGCTGGAGGGAGGCGCCTCCATGTCCATCGCGTGGCAGTTGATCCCCTACTGCGTGCTCACCATTTCCGAGATCCTGCTCAGCACCACCGGCCTCGAATTCGCCTACACGCAGGCTCCGCTGCATTTGAAAAGCGTCATCACCAGCTTCTGGAACCTCACCATCTTTGCAGGCAACATGCTGGTGGCCGCCATCACCTTCTTCCTGTCCAACGGAGAATCCGCCAACGCCATTTCCACGGACCGCTTCATCCTGTACGCCATACTGGCCGCCGTGGTGGCGGTGGCCTACTCCTTCCGGGCCCGCAGGTACGGGAAAACGGAATAGAGGGAAGCATCCCGCCGCGCGGGAAATGACGGGGTTTTCCCGGCTCCGGGGAACAGCGGACGCAATAATATCTTGAAAAAGACAGCCGGACTGTGCGAAATCAGGACACGGCCCGCCCATCCTGTCAGCGGGCATACTTTCGGGAAAGTATTGGAAATACAAATTACAGAAAAGATATGAGGCGAGCGGGCATTTGCCTCTGTTCCCCGCCTTACCGGAAAAACCGCTTCTGAAACAACCTGATCGGCAGCGCATTTCCAGTCCGGCACAAGACGATATATCTTTGCTTCATGGTTAATACTTCATTTAAATCGGCCTCGGTCTTGTAAACAACCGGTACGTTCCGCACCGGTTGTCCCCTTTTTGTTTGCTCCCGGATGATCCCTTCCGGGAGGAAGTTCCGTATTATAGGAATTTCAACGTTAATCTACCTGCCACGATGACGGCACCATTGTGCCCTCATGGCATACAACATGCATTAAATTAATGAGTAACAAAAATAAAACAATTCACGAATTCGATTTTAACTTCATCTGCGATTATTTTTCCCGCCTGGAACGGCAGGGCCCCGGCAGCCCGGAGGCCACCCTCAAGGCCCTCAGCTTCATTGACAATCTGACCGGACAATCCCGCATCGCCGACCTCGGCTGCGGCACGGGCGGACAGACCAGGATGCTGGCCGCACATGTTCAGGGAAGCGTTACGGGGCTTGACCTGTTCCCGGATTTCATCCGCATCTTCAACCGCCAGGCAACGCAGTCAGGCTTGCAGGACAGGGTAGAAGGCATCGTCGGTTCCATGGACAAGCTGCCCTTTGCAGAAGAAGAACTGGACCTGATCTGGTCGGAAGGGGCCATTTACAACATCGGCTTTGAACGGGGGCTGAACGAATGGCGCAAGTTCCTGAAACCGGGAGGCTACCTGGCCGTTTCCGAAAGCTCGTGGTTTACCGCGGAACGTCCGGAAGAGATTCACCGCTTCTGGATGGACATGTATCCGGAGATAGACACCATACCCAATAAGATAGCCCAGATACAGAGGGCCGGGTACGTGCCTGTCGCTTCCTTCATTCTGCCGGAAAGCTGCTGGACGGAGCATTATTACGCCCCGCAGCTTCCCGTGCAGGAGGCCTTCCTCCATCAATATCCCGGAAATGAAGCCGCCGCGGAATTAGTCGCATCCCTGCGCCATGAAGAGGAATTGTACCGCAGGTACAAGGAATTCTACGGCTACGTGTTTTACATCGCAAAAAAGACGGGACAATGATTGATTTAACAATTTACGGCTGGAATGACAAATTAGGCCGGCTCAAACGGGAATCAGCGTACAGCGCCCTGCCCCATGGCCGCATCGCCATCGTGCACAGAACGTGTTATGAGATCGTCTCTGAAAACGGAGTGTTCCAGTGCGAATTAAGGGGAAACATGATGTATGAACAATCAGCCTTTGAACTGCCCTGCACGGGCGACTGGGTGATTTTCCAGCCCTTTGATGAAACGAAAGGGATCATCGTCGATGTACTGCCCCATGAACGGACCCTGTACCGCAGGAAAAGCGGAACGGTTTCCGACAGGCAGGCGATCGCCTCTTACGTGGACAAGGCATTCATTGTCCAGAGCCTGGATGATAATTTCAATATCCGCAGGGCCGAGCGTTTCATGGTCCAGATATTGGAAGAAGGGATCAAACCCGTACTGGTGCTGAACAAGGCCGATCTAGGGTTTGACAGGCAAGGCATTGAAGAGCAGGTCACACACCTGGAGCGCCGGATGCCTGTATTTTTTACAAGCATTCATGACCCCCGGACGATTCTCCGGCTCCGGGAGTCCATCCCGCAAGGTGAAACGGTGGTGTTTGTCGGTTCTTCAGGCGTCGGGAAAAGTTCCCTGGTGAATGCGCTGTGCGGAAAACCGCTCCTGTCCACCTCCCATATAAGCTCCTCCACGGGTAAAGGACGGCACACGTCCACCCGCCGGGAAATGGTGTTAATGGAAGGCTCAGGCGTTTTAATAGACACTCCGGGCGTCCGAGAATTCGGCCTGGCGGTCGGCCAGCCCGGTTCTCTTGCAGAAGCGCTGGATATTTCCGACTTCGCGGCGGCATGCCGTTTCAAGGATTGCGGGCATATTCATGAACCCGGCTGCGCCGTCCTGGAAGCGGTGAACACCGGAATGCTGGACCGCGAGGTTTATGAAAGCTACCTGAAGCTCCGGCGGGAAGCGGAATACTTTTCCGCTTCGGAACATGAAAAGCGCAACAAGGGAAAATCCCTTTCCAGGCTCGTAGAGGAAGTGAAGAAGCGGAATTCCAAATTCTAACCTGCGTTGAAACGGTGCGGGCATTCCTGAAACGGGAATGCCCGCACTCTTGTTTTGCCCGCTATAACGGCCTATTCCGTATTCCAGTTAAACCGTGACCGCGCTCCTATCCCCTGATGTCAATGTCCAGATGGGCGAGCAGCCCTTCCAGCCCATGCCGGGAAAAGACCGCCTTTTTCAGCTTGCACATGGCGGGATTGATCGAAAAGTTGAAAGAGGTTGAAAAATCGGCTTTCTCCAAATTGGCCCCGACGAAAGAAGCCCGTTCCAGGTCACAGCGGTCAAAAACGGATTCCGCCATGTCCGCGTCATTAAAGTACCCCTCATACATCTTGCAGCCGCGGAAAACGGTTTTCCGCAACCTGGCCTCTACAAAGCTGGCATAATCAAGATGCGAGTTTTCAAAGACCAGGCCGTCCGAAAACCTGTCTATGTCCGTGAAGTCCGCGCCAGTCATTTTGCAGTCGGCAAAGGTAACATCCCGGAAGGCTTCCTTGAAGCTGGCCAACGTGAAATTGCACGCCCTGAACTCGCACTTCTCAAAATCGGTATTCCGGATGACCAGCTTTGAAAAATCACACGCGATGAATACGCAATCATAGTATTCATCATCCAGTTCCATTTCATGGAAATCCACTTTCTCAAAGGTCTCGTCTTCAGTCATATCATGTTGATGGGAATTGCCGCACCGTGCTTGTTTCAATGGCCCGGAATCACCGTTTCCCGGGAAACAAAACACAAGAGAAAAATTTTCTTCCCTGCCTTTTAGCATGAAAGTCCACTGCCTGCAAGTCGTCCCGCACATGCACACAGGCCCGTCTGATACCTTGCGGAAAAACATTCCAGATGCTCCCTGCCGCCTCCAAAACAGCGTTGCCCCTGTCCATCCGTTATCCACCTGATCCCATCCGTGTAGTTCCAAACGAGCCTTCCAGGCAGCCATAGCACCCCGGATACTGAGCGCCACGTTCTTTTCCAACATGGTTTAGGTGCCTTTTAAAAACCGAACGCTTCCTCTCCCCAAACAATCCTTTCCGGAATTTTCCTCCAGCCGTATATCTTCATTCACCAGCTTCATAAATCCCGGTAATAAACATGACACAGAACAAATTTATCACTGAGGCTACACCGGCCTCTCGCGAAAGAGGCGTCACATGCACCGTTCCCAATACCTATCAGGAAGAAATTCCAGGACAGGTCCGTCCTTCGTGCGGCTTTTATGCGGGGGCCTGCGTGCTCAATTGCCTCAATGGGAGTTCCGAATATACAGACAAACCCTTTCCACGCAGGTAAAAAAATATTCTCTAGGAGACGGTTCAAGGGAAAAAACTAACCATCAAAGGAGAAGTTTTCCAGCCTGGAGACTTTGCCCATTTCATCAATGAGATAGAACAGGAAAGCTGCTCATCCTCCTGCAAACTCTTCCATGAACAAACCATCCGGGACACAATCAATCAGGGAGGGTACGTCCTTGTTCCGGTCCAGGTTAACAATGAAAAGGAACATTATGGTTTCCCCGGACCGGAGTCCGGAATACGGATGATCCGCATGCACATTGGTGCGTTATTGCAGGATATGTAACAGAGGAAAAATCCCTACTGCTCTCCAAGCACTGGGGGGGAACTGTTTATTTGATATAAACGCCCTCAGAGACAGCAATCAAGAATACTATCCTACCCAGCAACCAATGGAATCTCAGAACAGCGCGCCTCCCAAGTGCAGTTTCTTCAGAACATGATCATCACTATGCTGCCCCACAAGCTCCATCGGGACGAAGAGGCTGCGCCTGCTGAGCAACGAGGTATTTCTACCGTTTTCCCGTGATAAAAGGCAGCGGATCAGGAAACTGCGGAAACAGTTATACCGGAACGAAGGTCAGGAGATACGGCAATCGTTGAGCAATTCGTCCATGTAAAAGGTCATCTCCGCCAGGGCCTCACGGTATTCTGTCTGGGGGAGGAGCCACAGGATTTCACGGGCCGCCTCGTTTTTCTCCAGGGCCACCTGAATCGCCTTGTCCAGGGATTCCGCAAAGACGGGGTTGTCATGGAATTCGGAATAATCCACCGCCTCCCGGTTTTCAATGGCATCGCGCAGGGTGGCTTCCACGTTCCTGTCTCCGCATTCCAGCAGATTGAAAATGGGGAGGGTGAGCTTGCCTTTTCCGGCGTCCGTATGAAGGGTCTTGCCGGCATCATCTTCATCACCCACCATGTCCAGGCAGTCGTCATAAATCTGGTACGCCACGCCCAGAAGATCCCCAAGCTGGTAAAGGGATTCCTCCACTTCCGGAGAGACGCCGGAGATCCAGCCCGCACCGCCCGTAGCGGCGGAGAAGAGGGAGGCGGTCTTCTTGCGGATGATTTCAAAGTATTCCTCGCGCGTCATGCTCAGGTCGTACAACCGGCTTGACTGCGCCACTTCCCCCTGGCAGACGTTCCTGACAGTCTGCGCAAGTTTGCGGCAGAATTCCGTGCTGCCGAATTCCGTGCCCAGCACCATGGCGTGGGAGAAGAGAACATCTCCCAGCAGCACTGCCAGACTATTACCCCACAGGGCGTTTGCCGTGGCTTCATCCCGGCGCTTGTCAGCCTCGTCGATCACGTCGTCATGCA
Protein-coding sequences here:
- a CDS encoding polyprenyl synthetase family protein yields the protein MSIPFFSKLRSQKHYLQLIKPELKQVSEFVEAQAACFDPEVTDYMETVCQSKGKMLRPALTLLVGGATGGIKPEHIRLGALLEMVHLASLVHDDVIDEADKRRDEATANALWGNSLAVLLGDVLFSHAMVLGTEFGSTEFCRKLAQTVRNVCQGEVAQSSRLYDLSMTREEYFEIIRKKTASLFSAATGGAGWISGVSPEVEESLYQLGDLLGVAYQIYDDCLDMVGDEDDAGKTLHTDAGKGKLTLPIFNLLECGDRNVEATLRDAIENREAVDYSEFHDNPVFAESLDKAIQVALEKNEAAREILWLLPQTEYREALAEMTFYMDELLNDCRIS
- the rsgA gene encoding ribosome small subunit-dependent GTPase A — protein: MIDLTIYGWNDKLGRLKRESAYSALPHGRIAIVHRTCYEIVSENGVFQCELRGNMMYEQSAFELPCTGDWVIFQPFDETKGIIVDVLPHERTLYRRKSGTVSDRQAIASYVDKAFIVQSLDDNFNIRRAERFMVQILEEGIKPVLVLNKADLGFDRQGIEEQVTHLERRMPVFFTSIHDPRTILRLRESIPQGETVVFVGSSGVGKSSLVNALCGKPLLSTSHISSSTGKGRHTSTRREMVLMEGSGVLIDTPGVREFGLAVGQPGSLAEALDISDFAAACRFKDCGHIHEPGCAVLEAVNTGMLDREVYESYLKLRREAEYFSASEHEKRNKGKSLSRLVEEVKKRNSKF
- a CDS encoding class I SAM-dependent methyltransferase, yielding MSNKNKTIHEFDFNFICDYFSRLERQGPGSPEATLKALSFIDNLTGQSRIADLGCGTGGQTRMLAAHVQGSVTGLDLFPDFIRIFNRQATQSGLQDRVEGIVGSMDKLPFAEEELDLIWSEGAIYNIGFERGLNEWRKFLKPGGYLAVSESSWFTAERPEEIHRFWMDMYPEIDTIPNKIAQIQRAGYVPVASFILPESCWTEHYYAPQLPVQEAFLHQYPGNEAAAELVASLRHEEELYRRYKEFYGYVFYIAKKTGQ
- a CDS encoding MFS transporter; the protein is MNALPSQSRFIIGTEACERFSFYGMKSILMLYMTGHLLMSENWATATLHVFAGMVYLLPLAGAWLADKVWGRYKTILYISLLYCVGHGVLATADLFHTIEARRYILMAGLFIIALGAGGIKPCVSAFMGDQIPNKSPQLMTKAFNAFYWAINLGSFFSFLVIPAMEQHYGYSWAFAVPGIFMGIATFVFWLGRKKYHRTPPERNNGRAGFWKVLFIVLFHGGWKNAEQRCGPASVEDARHILKILSIFVFIIPFWSIFEQTASSWVAQGSRMIPLSIPLPGGGDWFIGPAQIQAANPIFVMVFIPLITVFVYPKVVTLARPLVRLGTGLALSSVTFLIVAFLQYRLEGGASMSIAWQLIPYCVLTISEILLSTTGLEFAYTQAPLHLKSVITSFWNLTIFAGNMLVAAITFFLSNGESANAISTDRFILYAILAAVVAVAYSFRARRYGKTE
- a CDS encoding SurA N-terminal domain-containing protein, with translation MLDFLRKHTIVIMAAMALVFVGLMFIGGDVSGGSLSGMFKQTFVTVDGKSYGEKDYVNMGHTGLSMAYSFSSSFGPLVQNNFATEQDLRNICYLLKTSDPNAAFLAYRGIIRREAERLGLTPSNAEIDEAICNIPEFLNDKGVFDPKKYDDFISMRGNQGKKLQEEILRGLMGDTMSLVRIQDVVAGGIAVESNFAQAVAESENQQITVNTAFLEKNAFRPKTDPGEEEIKTFWDKHKENYKNEEARFFTVYTFTPEGDAKAPKPGDISNATMETMNLVENDIWEPLNATNGRNMDQVIGEALSKTPNVCKMEKKTYAAVTRKNAPEEINRPINQSASDGRSATLLDVVFSLTGAAPLHADADAKAIEEARSKAGAEQISTMQVLEDGQVVLVKLEGITPVKALPYELARNSARADLLDTITEESLNKAASELRAELDKAPDAIEQFNAIASKAGAKTAIYGPFINPNILLNNIYSQNAKSPEEFQAIMDKAMSSRLAPPKELPVPLEVFGASALVNPGKMAQPIDTGDGILLVQLVKRELEDTPEFQIKATQQYAPVLSTQARAMLMMDWLKACIAKYKVEIAPIANQQR
- a CDS encoding pentapeptide repeat-containing protein, producing MTEDETFEKVDFHEMELDDEYYDCVFIACDFSKLVIRNTDFEKCEFRACNFTLASFKEAFRDVTFADCKMTGADFTDIDRFSDGLVFENSHLDYASFVEARLRKTVFRGCKMYEGYFNDADMAESVFDRCDLERASFVGANLEKADFSTSFNFSINPAMCKLKKAVFSRHGLEGLLAHLDIDIRG